From Rhododendron vialii isolate Sample 1 chromosome 10a, ASM3025357v1, the proteins below share one genomic window:
- the LOC131303287 gene encoding uncharacterized protein LOC131303287 isoform X1: MDSKMPWKWMFKMPNHKRSRIASSNLESLDFNLMLRISRFRTRCHMPCCSTNFILLTGSIEELSLQSQAESIVFSLRATMGTMSGPSPGILPEKLTEDNYEYWKVSVRRYLIGLGLWDVVSGTKAQPAKDADDYEDWERKNALALVVIQQSYGTQVYYNFRNSITAKDAWDSWKPMTQQQWGPSQLTQPDDNEATLEANEDTDFLCYAAIYKAVGSGNWKTTIHLLDQEPNTVGLKISANGDTALHVAILAGHVQIAEELVKLMSAKDLEMTNEYGDTALSLAAISGVTKLAKLIVDKNPKLVTRRTDQSADGHVPVIVASLYGHKDMVHYLYDVTPIGELSGKDGATLLNCLITADMYDVASHLLEQYPQLGLTKDHHGDYALGILAKKPSAFPSGCKLSYWKRWIYSSISVDSLQRVLKHGGGPFHGPTDEENPARPRHELNARGNIIDKVLSQVRKLISGFLKNFVPDIYDEKLTHHEALKTLRCICKEIFKLSESQLNDIGMDVIIHDAIQHGILEFIIEVTNQDPSVIWRKKDSMIWRKCVKGRTIFSLAIVLRQEKIFSLIHGLGIMKSIMACERDVFSNNFLHLAAKLSPPSQLERVSGAALQMQRELQWFKEVESLVQPKCKEEVNFANKTPSALFTEEHKELANAGESWMKSTAASGMVVGTLIAALMFSTSFTVPGGTNEKTGLPVFLNRNGFVIFIVANALSMFSSSTSVLMFLGILTARYAENDFFRSLPTKLIVGLSSLFLSIVTMMIAFGAAMITTLHERLTWATIPIIVLCVIPATLFCLLQFPLLLEMFYFTYVSSIFGQKNPLLLHRRG; this comes from the exons ATGGATTCAAAAATGCCATGGAAATGGATGTTCAAAATGCCAAATCACAAGAGATCGCGAATAGCATCTTCAAACCTAGAATCGCTCGACTTCAACTTGATGCTCAGAATCTCAAGATTTAGAACCAGATGCCATATGCCTTGTTGCTCCACCAACTTCATT CTTCTCACTGGATCCATAGAAGAGTTAAGTCTTCAGAGTCAAGCAGAATCCAT TGTATTCTCTTTAAGAGCAACCATGGGGACGATGAGCGGACCAAGTCCTGGAATTCTTCCCGAAAAACTCACAGAAGATAATTATGAATATTGGAAAGTAAGTGTGAGAAGGTACTTGATTGGTTTAGGCCTTTGGGATGTTGTATCTGGGACGAAAGCTCAACCAGCGAAAGATGCGGATGATTATGAGGATTGGGAAAGGAAGAATGCGTTGGCTTTAGTTGTCATTCAACAATCATACGGGACACAGGTATATTATAACTTCAGGAATTCTATAACTGCCAAAGACGCATGGGATTCATGGAAACCCATGACTCAACAGCAGTGGGGACCATCACAATTAACACAACCAGATGACAATGAAGCGACACTAGAAGCCAATG AGGATACTGATTTCCTTTGCTACGCGGCGATTTATAAAGCAGTTGGAAGTGGCAATTGGAAAACCACAATTCATTTACTTGATCAGGAACCCAACACTGTTGGCCTGAAAATTTCAGCCAATGGGGATACTGCTCTTCATGTTGCGATTCTGGCTGGACATGTACAGATTGCTGAGGAATTGGTGAAGTTAATGTCAGCAAAGGACTTGGAAATGACAAATGAATACGGGGATACAGCCCTCTCTCTTGCTGCCATCAGTGGAGTCACAAAATTAGCCAAGTTAATAGTGGACAAGAATCCCAAGTTGGTTACCAGAAGAACTGATCAAAGTGCTGACGGTCATGTCCCCGTTATTGTGGCTTCTCTATATGGCCACAAAGATATGGTACATTACCTCTATGATGTAACTCCCATTGGTGAGCTCAGTGGCAAGGATGGTGCTACGCTGCTGAATTGCCTCATCACTGCTGATATGTATG ACGTGGCTTCACATCTACTGGAACAGTACCCACAATTGGGTCTCACAAAAGATCATCATGGAGATTACGCCCTCGGAATATTGGCTAAAAAACCATCTGCATTCCCAAGTGGCTGTAAACTTTCGTACTGGAAAAGATGGATCTACTCAA GTATCAGTGTAGATTCGTTACAAAGGGTTCTTAAACATGGGGGTGGGCCCTTTCATGGACCAACTGATGAAGAGAATCCAGCAAGACCCAGGCACGAGCTGAATGCTAGAGGAAATATAATTGACAAAG TACTAAGCCAGGTCCGAAAGCTGATATCTggctttttaaaaaactttg TTCCAGATATATATGAcgaaaagttgacacatcatgAAGCCCTAAAAACTCTCAGGTGCATTTGTAAGGAGATTTTTAAACTGAGTGAGTCACAACTTAATGATATCGGTATGGATGTAATAATCCACGACGCCATTCAGCATGGGATCTTAGAGTTCATTATCGAAGTAACCAACCAAGATCCTTCAGTCATATGGAGGAAGAAAGATTCAATGATATGGAGAAAATGTGTTAAAGGTAGAACAATCTTTTCACTTGCAATTGTGCTGCGCCAAGAAAAAATTTTTAGCCTTATACATGGACTGGGAATAATGAAGAGCATTATGGCATGTGAGCGCGATGTATTTTCAAACAACTTTTTGCATCTAGCTGCAAAGTTGTCTCCTCCTTCTCAACTTGAACGCGTCTCTGGTGCAGCCCTACAAATGCAAAGGGAACTACAATGGTTTAAG GAGGTGGAGAGTCTGGTGCAACCCAAGTGCAAAGAAGAAGTCAATTTTGCCAACAAAACACCTAGTGCTCTGTTTACCGAGGAACACAAAGAGTTGGCAAACGCGGGAGAAAGTTGGATGAAGAGCACTGCAGCATCAGGCATGGTTGTCGGCACCCTCATTGCCGCCCTTATGTTTTCAACGTCTTTCACAGTTCCTGGAGGTACTAATGAAAAGACGGGCCTGCCTGTGTTTCTCAACCGCAACGGATTTGTGATTTTTATCGTGGCAAATGCATTATCAATGTTCTCATCCTCCACCTCGGTGTTGATGTTCTTAGGCATTCTCACTGCTCGCTATGCAGAAAACGATTTCTTCCGTTCTTTGCCAACAAAATTGATTGTCGgtctttcttcccttttcttgtCCATAGTAACCATGATGATAGCCTTCGGAGCTGCAATGATTACTACCCTCCACGAACGGTTAACTTGGGCCACCATTCCAATCATCGTTCTTTGCGTCATACCTGCTACTCTATTTTGTCTACTGCAGTTTCCCCTCCTCCTTGAGATGTTCTATTTCACATACGTATCCAGCATCTTCGGCCAAAAAAATCCCCTTCTACTTCATCGAAGGGGTTGA
- the LOC131303287 gene encoding uncharacterized protein LOC131303287 isoform X2 codes for MEPASQFLYGMSVFSLRATMGTMSGPSPGILPEKLTEDNYEYWKVSVRRYLIGLGLWDVVSGTKAQPAKDADDYEDWERKNALALVVIQQSYGTQVYYNFRNSITAKDAWDSWKPMTQQQWGPSQLTQPDDNEATLEANEDTDFLCYAAIYKAVGSGNWKTTIHLLDQEPNTVGLKISANGDTALHVAILAGHVQIAEELVKLMSAKDLEMTNEYGDTALSLAAISGVTKLAKLIVDKNPKLVTRRTDQSADGHVPVIVASLYGHKDMVHYLYDVTPIGELSGKDGATLLNCLITADMYDVASHLLEQYPQLGLTKDHHGDYALGILAKKPSAFPSGCKLSYWKRWIYSSISVDSLQRVLKHGGGPFHGPTDEENPARPRHELNARGNIIDKVLSQVRKLISGFLKNFVPDIYDEKLTHHEALKTLRCICKEIFKLSESQLNDIGMDVIIHDAIQHGILEFIIEVTNQDPSVIWRKKDSMIWRKCVKGRTIFSLAIVLRQEKIFSLIHGLGIMKSIMACERDVFSNNFLHLAAKLSPPSQLERVSGAALQMQRELQWFKEVESLVQPKCKEEVNFANKTPSALFTEEHKELANAGESWMKSTAASGMVVGTLIAALMFSTSFTVPGGTNEKTGLPVFLNRNGFVIFIVANALSMFSSSTSVLMFLGILTARYAENDFFRSLPTKLIVGLSSLFLSIVTMMIAFGAAMITTLHERLTWATIPIIVLCVIPATLFCLLQFPLLLEMFYFTYVSSIFGQKNPLLLHRRG; via the exons ATGGAGCCAGCATCACAATTTTTGTATGGCATGAG TGTATTCTCTTTAAGAGCAACCATGGGGACGATGAGCGGACCAAGTCCTGGAATTCTTCCCGAAAAACTCACAGAAGATAATTATGAATATTGGAAAGTAAGTGTGAGAAGGTACTTGATTGGTTTAGGCCTTTGGGATGTTGTATCTGGGACGAAAGCTCAACCAGCGAAAGATGCGGATGATTATGAGGATTGGGAAAGGAAGAATGCGTTGGCTTTAGTTGTCATTCAACAATCATACGGGACACAGGTATATTATAACTTCAGGAATTCTATAACTGCCAAAGACGCATGGGATTCATGGAAACCCATGACTCAACAGCAGTGGGGACCATCACAATTAACACAACCAGATGACAATGAAGCGACACTAGAAGCCAATG AGGATACTGATTTCCTTTGCTACGCGGCGATTTATAAAGCAGTTGGAAGTGGCAATTGGAAAACCACAATTCATTTACTTGATCAGGAACCCAACACTGTTGGCCTGAAAATTTCAGCCAATGGGGATACTGCTCTTCATGTTGCGATTCTGGCTGGACATGTACAGATTGCTGAGGAATTGGTGAAGTTAATGTCAGCAAAGGACTTGGAAATGACAAATGAATACGGGGATACAGCCCTCTCTCTTGCTGCCATCAGTGGAGTCACAAAATTAGCCAAGTTAATAGTGGACAAGAATCCCAAGTTGGTTACCAGAAGAACTGATCAAAGTGCTGACGGTCATGTCCCCGTTATTGTGGCTTCTCTATATGGCCACAAAGATATGGTACATTACCTCTATGATGTAACTCCCATTGGTGAGCTCAGTGGCAAGGATGGTGCTACGCTGCTGAATTGCCTCATCACTGCTGATATGTATG ACGTGGCTTCACATCTACTGGAACAGTACCCACAATTGGGTCTCACAAAAGATCATCATGGAGATTACGCCCTCGGAATATTGGCTAAAAAACCATCTGCATTCCCAAGTGGCTGTAAACTTTCGTACTGGAAAAGATGGATCTACTCAA GTATCAGTGTAGATTCGTTACAAAGGGTTCTTAAACATGGGGGTGGGCCCTTTCATGGACCAACTGATGAAGAGAATCCAGCAAGACCCAGGCACGAGCTGAATGCTAGAGGAAATATAATTGACAAAG TACTAAGCCAGGTCCGAAAGCTGATATCTggctttttaaaaaactttg TTCCAGATATATATGAcgaaaagttgacacatcatgAAGCCCTAAAAACTCTCAGGTGCATTTGTAAGGAGATTTTTAAACTGAGTGAGTCACAACTTAATGATATCGGTATGGATGTAATAATCCACGACGCCATTCAGCATGGGATCTTAGAGTTCATTATCGAAGTAACCAACCAAGATCCTTCAGTCATATGGAGGAAGAAAGATTCAATGATATGGAGAAAATGTGTTAAAGGTAGAACAATCTTTTCACTTGCAATTGTGCTGCGCCAAGAAAAAATTTTTAGCCTTATACATGGACTGGGAATAATGAAGAGCATTATGGCATGTGAGCGCGATGTATTTTCAAACAACTTTTTGCATCTAGCTGCAAAGTTGTCTCCTCCTTCTCAACTTGAACGCGTCTCTGGTGCAGCCCTACAAATGCAAAGGGAACTACAATGGTTTAAG GAGGTGGAGAGTCTGGTGCAACCCAAGTGCAAAGAAGAAGTCAATTTTGCCAACAAAACACCTAGTGCTCTGTTTACCGAGGAACACAAAGAGTTGGCAAACGCGGGAGAAAGTTGGATGAAGAGCACTGCAGCATCAGGCATGGTTGTCGGCACCCTCATTGCCGCCCTTATGTTTTCAACGTCTTTCACAGTTCCTGGAGGTACTAATGAAAAGACGGGCCTGCCTGTGTTTCTCAACCGCAACGGATTTGTGATTTTTATCGTGGCAAATGCATTATCAATGTTCTCATCCTCCACCTCGGTGTTGATGTTCTTAGGCATTCTCACTGCTCGCTATGCAGAAAACGATTTCTTCCGTTCTTTGCCAACAAAATTGATTGTCGgtctttcttcccttttcttgtCCATAGTAACCATGATGATAGCCTTCGGAGCTGCAATGATTACTACCCTCCACGAACGGTTAACTTGGGCCACCATTCCAATCATCGTTCTTTGCGTCATACCTGCTACTCTATTTTGTCTACTGCAGTTTCCCCTCCTCCTTGAGATGTTCTATTTCACATACGTATCCAGCATCTTCGGCCAAAAAAATCCCCTTCTACTTCATCGAAGGGGTTGA
- the LOC131303287 gene encoding uncharacterized protein LOC131303287 isoform X3: MGTMSGPSPGILPEKLTEDNYEYWKVSVRRYLIGLGLWDVVSGTKAQPAKDADDYEDWERKNALALVVIQQSYGTQVYYNFRNSITAKDAWDSWKPMTQQQWGPSQLTQPDDNEATLEANEDTDFLCYAAIYKAVGSGNWKTTIHLLDQEPNTVGLKISANGDTALHVAILAGHVQIAEELVKLMSAKDLEMTNEYGDTALSLAAISGVTKLAKLIVDKNPKLVTRRTDQSADGHVPVIVASLYGHKDMVHYLYDVTPIGELSGKDGATLLNCLITADMYDVASHLLEQYPQLGLTKDHHGDYALGILAKKPSAFPSGCKLSYWKRWIYSSISVDSLQRVLKHGGGPFHGPTDEENPARPRHELNARGNIIDKVLSQVRKLISGFLKNFVPDIYDEKLTHHEALKTLRCICKEIFKLSESQLNDIGMDVIIHDAIQHGILEFIIEVTNQDPSVIWRKKDSMIWRKCVKGRTIFSLAIVLRQEKIFSLIHGLGIMKSIMACERDVFSNNFLHLAAKLSPPSQLERVSGAALQMQRELQWFKEVESLVQPKCKEEVNFANKTPSALFTEEHKELANAGESWMKSTAASGMVVGTLIAALMFSTSFTVPGGTNEKTGLPVFLNRNGFVIFIVANALSMFSSSTSVLMFLGILTARYAENDFFRSLPTKLIVGLSSLFLSIVTMMIAFGAAMITTLHERLTWATIPIIVLCVIPATLFCLLQFPLLLEMFYFTYVSSIFGQKNPLLLHRRG, translated from the exons ATGGGGACGATGAGCGGACCAAGTCCTGGAATTCTTCCCGAAAAACTCACAGAAGATAATTATGAATATTGGAAAGTAAGTGTGAGAAGGTACTTGATTGGTTTAGGCCTTTGGGATGTTGTATCTGGGACGAAAGCTCAACCAGCGAAAGATGCGGATGATTATGAGGATTGGGAAAGGAAGAATGCGTTGGCTTTAGTTGTCATTCAACAATCATACGGGACACAGGTATATTATAACTTCAGGAATTCTATAACTGCCAAAGACGCATGGGATTCATGGAAACCCATGACTCAACAGCAGTGGGGACCATCACAATTAACACAACCAGATGACAATGAAGCGACACTAGAAGCCAATG AGGATACTGATTTCCTTTGCTACGCGGCGATTTATAAAGCAGTTGGAAGTGGCAATTGGAAAACCACAATTCATTTACTTGATCAGGAACCCAACACTGTTGGCCTGAAAATTTCAGCCAATGGGGATACTGCTCTTCATGTTGCGATTCTGGCTGGACATGTACAGATTGCTGAGGAATTGGTGAAGTTAATGTCAGCAAAGGACTTGGAAATGACAAATGAATACGGGGATACAGCCCTCTCTCTTGCTGCCATCAGTGGAGTCACAAAATTAGCCAAGTTAATAGTGGACAAGAATCCCAAGTTGGTTACCAGAAGAACTGATCAAAGTGCTGACGGTCATGTCCCCGTTATTGTGGCTTCTCTATATGGCCACAAAGATATGGTACATTACCTCTATGATGTAACTCCCATTGGTGAGCTCAGTGGCAAGGATGGTGCTACGCTGCTGAATTGCCTCATCACTGCTGATATGTATG ACGTGGCTTCACATCTACTGGAACAGTACCCACAATTGGGTCTCACAAAAGATCATCATGGAGATTACGCCCTCGGAATATTGGCTAAAAAACCATCTGCATTCCCAAGTGGCTGTAAACTTTCGTACTGGAAAAGATGGATCTACTCAA GTATCAGTGTAGATTCGTTACAAAGGGTTCTTAAACATGGGGGTGGGCCCTTTCATGGACCAACTGATGAAGAGAATCCAGCAAGACCCAGGCACGAGCTGAATGCTAGAGGAAATATAATTGACAAAG TACTAAGCCAGGTCCGAAAGCTGATATCTggctttttaaaaaactttg TTCCAGATATATATGAcgaaaagttgacacatcatgAAGCCCTAAAAACTCTCAGGTGCATTTGTAAGGAGATTTTTAAACTGAGTGAGTCACAACTTAATGATATCGGTATGGATGTAATAATCCACGACGCCATTCAGCATGGGATCTTAGAGTTCATTATCGAAGTAACCAACCAAGATCCTTCAGTCATATGGAGGAAGAAAGATTCAATGATATGGAGAAAATGTGTTAAAGGTAGAACAATCTTTTCACTTGCAATTGTGCTGCGCCAAGAAAAAATTTTTAGCCTTATACATGGACTGGGAATAATGAAGAGCATTATGGCATGTGAGCGCGATGTATTTTCAAACAACTTTTTGCATCTAGCTGCAAAGTTGTCTCCTCCTTCTCAACTTGAACGCGTCTCTGGTGCAGCCCTACAAATGCAAAGGGAACTACAATGGTTTAAG GAGGTGGAGAGTCTGGTGCAACCCAAGTGCAAAGAAGAAGTCAATTTTGCCAACAAAACACCTAGTGCTCTGTTTACCGAGGAACACAAAGAGTTGGCAAACGCGGGAGAAAGTTGGATGAAGAGCACTGCAGCATCAGGCATGGTTGTCGGCACCCTCATTGCCGCCCTTATGTTTTCAACGTCTTTCACAGTTCCTGGAGGTACTAATGAAAAGACGGGCCTGCCTGTGTTTCTCAACCGCAACGGATTTGTGATTTTTATCGTGGCAAATGCATTATCAATGTTCTCATCCTCCACCTCGGTGTTGATGTTCTTAGGCATTCTCACTGCTCGCTATGCAGAAAACGATTTCTTCCGTTCTTTGCCAACAAAATTGATTGTCGgtctttcttcccttttcttgtCCATAGTAACCATGATGATAGCCTTCGGAGCTGCAATGATTACTACCCTCCACGAACGGTTAACTTGGGCCACCATTCCAATCATCGTTCTTTGCGTCATACCTGCTACTCTATTTTGTCTACTGCAGTTTCCCCTCCTCCTTGAGATGTTCTATTTCACATACGTATCCAGCATCTTCGGCCAAAAAAATCCCCTTCTACTTCATCGAAGGGGTTGA